The Nostoc sp. 'Lobaria pulmonaria (5183) cyanobiont' genome window below encodes:
- a CDS encoding glycoside hydrolase family 10 protein, protein MKRFVKWCVEFSDCWNIRQSRKSFLFVVMLTLSAIATVMLSFPLNAQINLPSTPASELRGVWLTNIDSDVLFERDRLKGSLQRLDELNFNTIYPAIWNWGYTLYPSKVAAKVIGRSLDPTPGLQGRDILKEIVDVGHQKGLTVIPWFEFGFMAPADSLLAKNRPQWLTSRSNGTRIVKEGRHNRVWLNPFRPEVQQFIQNLIVEIVRNYNIDGIQFDDHFGLPSELGYDAYTVALYKKEHRGKAPSKSSQDPEWVRWRANKITEFMKRVFTAIKATKKNCLVSVAPNPQRLSYDFFLADWQKWERLGIIEDLVLQIYRDDLNVFISELEYPEVKAAKKHIPVSVGILAGLKNRSVPMQQIQTQVQKVRDRNFAGVSFFFYESLWNMSKEKPQERQTGFQKIFPAPTAYPNLLAGWKPFS, encoded by the coding sequence ATGAAAAGGTTTGTAAAGTGGTGTGTTGAGTTTTCTGATTGTTGGAATATTCGCCAAAGTAGAAAGTCTTTTTTGTTTGTCGTTATGCTTACCTTGAGTGCGATCGCTACGGTGATGTTGTCGTTCCCATTGAACGCTCAAATAAATCTGCCGTCAACGCCAGCATCTGAGTTAAGGGGAGTGTGGTTAACAAATATTGATAGTGATGTGTTATTTGAGCGCGATCGCCTCAAGGGATCTTTGCAACGCCTTGATGAACTCAATTTTAACACTATATATCCGGCGATTTGGAATTGGGGATATACATTGTATCCTAGCAAAGTTGCAGCCAAAGTTATCGGGCGATCGCTCGATCCCACACCCGGACTGCAAGGGCGAGATATCCTCAAAGAAATTGTTGATGTGGGACATCAAAAAGGGTTAACAGTGATTCCCTGGTTTGAATTTGGCTTCATGGCACCGGCGGATTCTCTATTAGCTAAAAATCGTCCCCAATGGCTCACTAGTCGCAGTAATGGGACTCGGATTGTCAAAGAAGGCAGACATAATCGCGTTTGGCTAAATCCCTTTCGCCCAGAAGTACAACAGTTCATTCAAAATTTAATCGTTGAGATTGTTAGAAACTACAATATCGATGGTATTCAATTTGATGACCATTTTGGCTTACCATCAGAATTAGGATACGATGCTTATACGGTAGCACTTTACAAAAAAGAACACCGGGGAAAAGCTCCTTCTAAGAGCTCCCAAGATCCAGAATGGGTGCGTTGGAGAGCTAATAAAATCACCGAGTTTATGAAGCGGGTATTTACAGCCATCAAAGCTACTAAAAAAAATTGCCTGGTTTCCGTTGCGCCAAATCCTCAGCGTCTTTCCTACGACTTCTTTTTAGCAGACTGGCAGAAGTGGGAACGGCTGGGAATCATCGAAGACTTGGTTTTGCAGATATATCGGGATGACTTGAATGTTTTTATCAGCGAATTAGAGTACCCAGAAGTGAAAGCGGCCAAGAAACATATTCCAGTGAGTGTGGGAATTTTGGCTGGGTTGAAAAATAGATCCGTACCGATGCAGCAGATTCAAACACAAGTGCAAAAAGTACGCGATCGCAATTTTGCCGGAGTCTCTTTCTTTTTCTATGAAAGCCTCTGGAATATGAGCAAAGAAAAGCCACAAGAGCGTCAAACTGGCTTCCAGAAAATTTTCCCCGCACCAACGGCTTACCCCAATTTGCTTGCAGGTTGGAAACCGTTCAGTTAA
- a CDS encoding DUF6887 family protein gives MTKPNFPQMPLEQLRTYILEHRNDDEAFHIYIDKRRAQVLGNSDFIRFSRFKFVALF, from the coding sequence ATGACAAAACCTAACTTTCCACAAATGCCTTTAGAGCAGCTAAGAACTTATATTTTGGAGCATCGCAACGACGATGAAGCATTCCATATCTACATCGACAAAAGACGCGCCCAAGTTCTAGGAAATTCAGATTTTATCCGGTTTTCCAGGTTTAAATTTGTTGCCCTGTTTTAG
- a CDS encoding DUF6888 family protein: MEPTPKQAISAIRVCTQLTSVYKRIDLVRLDERTRNVYILANNSIEAEVTLTGEILWL; encoded by the coding sequence ATGGAACCTACACCCAAACAAGCAATATCCGCAATTCGGGTGTGCACCCAACTTACCAGTGTTTATAAACGAATAGACCTTGTAAGATTGGACGAGCGCACCAGAAATGTTTATATCTTGGCGAATAATTCAATCGAAGCTGAGGTAACACTAACTGGAGAAATTCTTTGGTTATGA
- a CDS encoding site-2 protease family protein has product MFTLSETSILAAILLVALGILGWGFYRARPFGKLGILAWLQSVVLMTPWLLFFGLFAAGIYINIAGILFLVVTSAGLYVYLGRQLRAAGQDAILKQRATERLAAADSLEANSPQLAVAELKAEIPPIPEDDLNAIKGIFGIDTFFATETIAYQDGAIFKGNLRGEPKETHNRLTASLQQRLGDRYRLFLVENTDGKPVVIVLPSRNDPRPMLSSQKAFAGILLIATIATNLEAAGLLLNFDFFSNPGRFQEALPIGAGIFSILVAHEIGHWLLAQRHQIRLSWPFFLPAVQIGSFGAITRFESLLPNRKVLFDIALAGPAAGGIVSLLMLVTGLLLSHPGSLFQLPNQFFQGSILVGSLARVVLGSALQSPLVSVHPLVVIGWLGLVITALNLMPAGQLDGGRIVQAIYGRKTAGRATIATLILLALVSLGNMIAMYWAIVIFFLQRDQERPSLNEITEPDDARAALGLLALFLMITTLLPLTPALAGRLGIG; this is encoded by the coding sequence ATGTTTACTTTATCAGAAACTTCTATCCTGGCGGCAATCCTACTGGTAGCTTTAGGCATTTTGGGCTGGGGCTTTTATCGCGCCAGACCTTTTGGTAAACTGGGAATCTTAGCCTGGTTACAGTCAGTGGTGTTGATGACTCCCTGGCTCCTGTTTTTTGGATTGTTTGCCGCAGGGATTTACATCAATATAGCGGGTATATTGTTCTTAGTTGTGACATCCGCAGGATTGTACGTCTATTTGGGCAGACAGTTACGCGCAGCTGGGCAAGATGCCATCCTCAAGCAACGCGCAACCGAGAGACTCGCTGCTGCTGACTCACTTGAAGCAAATTCCCCACAATTAGCAGTCGCAGAACTGAAAGCGGAGATCCCACCAATACCGGAAGATGACTTGAATGCAATTAAAGGCATTTTTGGTATCGATACATTTTTTGCCACAGAAACCATCGCTTATCAAGATGGAGCCATTTTTAAAGGCAATTTGCGGGGAGAACCAAAAGAGACTCACAACCGTCTAACTGCAAGTTTACAGCAACGCCTTGGCGATCGCTATCGTCTGTTTTTAGTAGAAAATACAGACGGCAAACCTGTGGTGATTGTCCTACCAAGCCGTAACGATCCCCGGCCGATGTTGTCGTCGCAAAAAGCTTTTGCAGGTATTCTGTTGATAGCAACTATTGCCACAAATCTAGAAGCTGCGGGCTTATTGCTGAATTTTGATTTTTTTAGCAATCCAGGGCGGTTTCAAGAAGCTTTGCCCATAGGCGCTGGAATATTTTCGATTTTAGTAGCTCACGAAATTGGTCATTGGTTACTTGCCCAGCGTCACCAAATTCGTCTTAGCTGGCCCTTTTTTCTACCCGCAGTCCAAATTGGCTCCTTTGGTGCAATTACCCGCTTTGAGTCTCTGTTGCCCAACCGCAAGGTATTATTTGATATTGCCTTGGCGGGGCCAGCCGCAGGTGGTATTGTCTCTTTGTTAATGCTGGTGACAGGCTTGCTGCTTTCCCACCCAGGTAGTTTATTTCAATTGCCCAATCAGTTTTTCCAAGGGTCAATTTTGGTGGGAAGTTTGGCGCGAGTTGTCCTTGGTTCGGCGTTGCAGTCACCCTTGGTAAGCGTTCATCCCTTAGTGGTGATTGGTTGGCTGGGGTTAGTAATTACCGCTTTGAACTTAATGCCCGCAGGACAACTAGATGGTGGGCGGATTGTTCAAGCGATTTATGGACGCAAAACCGCAGGACGGGCAACGATCGCAACTTTAATTTTACTGGCATTAGTATCTCTCGGTAATATGATTGCCATGTACTGGGCGATCGTGATTTTCTTTTTGCAACGGGATCAAGAACGCCCCAGCTTGAATGAAATCACTGAACCAGATGATGCCAGAGCCGCTTTGGGGCTTTTGGCTCTATTCTTGATGATTACCACGCTTCTACCCCTAACTCCCGCCTTGGCTGGGCGTTTGGGAATAGGATAG
- the modB gene encoding molybdate ABC transporter permease subunit, with protein MPLDLSPLWISLKTSLLATFITFFLGLAAAYWMLGYRGKGKSLIEGIFIAPLILPPTVVGFLLLLFFGKNGPVGKFMEAFDFTIVFTWYGAAIAATVVSFPLMYKTALGAFEQIDGNLLRVARTLGANEATIFWRISLPLALPGIIAATMLAFARALGEFGATLMLAGNIPGQTQTIPMAIYFAVEAGAMNEAWFWAIAIMVISLSGIIAVNFWQELREKTRGVGNGEQGAGSRERGAGGEILYTSHSSFESGGLLVNIEKMLPSFDLKVAFSTDEQPLGLLGGSGAGKSMILRCLAGIETPSCGRIVLNGRVLFDSEQGINLPSRDRRIGFVVQNYALFPHMSVAQNIAFGLPKKLSAGSIKVQVEEQLIAMQLQGLGDRYPHQLSGGQQQRVALARALASQPEALLLDEPFSALDTHLRSQLEEQMTETLADYQGVTLFVTHNMEEAYRICPNLLVLEHGRAVHYGSKYDIFQHPATVSVAQLTGCKNFSRAVLQSSQQVEATDWGCTLQVIEPVKSELSHVGIRAHQFIFTNDSSQENTFPCWLVRTSETPHRMTLFLKLDSAGNNSQDYHLQAEVFKEKWATMKDQPFPWYVRLDPLRLILME; from the coding sequence ATGCCATTGGATTTATCGCCTCTTTGGATATCACTCAAAACTTCGTTACTTGCCACATTTATCACCTTCTTCTTGGGTCTTGCTGCTGCCTACTGGATGCTGGGATATCGTGGCAAAGGTAAATCGTTGATTGAGGGTATCTTTATTGCGCCCCTGATTTTACCACCCACAGTTGTCGGTTTTTTGTTGCTGCTATTTTTTGGCAAAAATGGCCCTGTAGGGAAATTCATGGAGGCTTTTGACTTCACCATCGTCTTTACTTGGTATGGTGCTGCGATCGCAGCCACGGTAGTTTCTTTCCCATTAATGTATAAAACTGCATTAGGAGCTTTTGAGCAAATAGATGGTAATCTGCTGCGAGTAGCCAGAACTCTTGGTGCAAATGAAGCTACAATCTTTTGGCGTATTAGTTTACCCCTAGCACTACCCGGCATTATCGCTGCCACAATGCTCGCTTTTGCCCGTGCTTTGGGAGAATTCGGCGCGACATTGATGTTGGCTGGTAACATTCCCGGACAAACGCAGACAATTCCAATGGCGATTTATTTTGCTGTGGAAGCGGGAGCAATGAATGAGGCTTGGTTTTGGGCGATCGCGATCATGGTGATTTCTCTATCTGGAATTATTGCAGTCAACTTCTGGCAAGAATTGAGGGAAAAGACGAGGGGAGTAGGGAATGGGGAGCAGGGAGCAGGGAGCAGAGAGCGGGGAGCAGGGGGAGAAATTCTTTATACTTCGCACTCTAGCTTTGAATCTGGTGGATTGTTAGTCAACATCGAAAAAATGCTTCCTAGCTTTGATTTAAAAGTTGCTTTCAGTACTGATGAGCAACCCTTGGGATTGTTAGGGGGTTCTGGAGCAGGTAAGAGCATGATTTTGCGCTGCCTTGCAGGGATAGAAACGCCCTCTTGTGGACGCATAGTTTTAAATGGCAGAGTTTTGTTTGACTCAGAACAAGGAATTAATTTACCCAGTCGCGATCGCCGCATCGGTTTTGTAGTGCAGAATTACGCCCTGTTTCCCCACATGAGTGTGGCGCAAAACATCGCTTTCGGTTTGCCCAAAAAACTATCTGCTGGGAGTATTAAGGTGCAGGTAGAGGAGCAACTCATAGCAATGCAGTTGCAGGGATTAGGCGATCGCTATCCGCACCAACTTTCTGGGGGTCAACAACAACGGGTAGCCTTGGCAAGAGCATTGGCAAGTCAACCGGAAGCATTACTCTTAGATGAGCCGTTTTCGGCACTTGACACCCATTTACGCAGTCAATTAGAGGAGCAAATGACAGAAACTCTGGCTGACTACCAAGGTGTAACTCTATTTGTCACCCATAATATGGAAGAAGCTTATCGAATTTGTCCAAATCTGTTGGTATTGGAGCATGGTAGAGCCGTTCATTATGGCAGCAAATACGATATTTTCCAGCATCCAGCTACTGTGAGTGTTGCCCAACTCACTGGATGCAAAAACTTTTCCCGTGCTGTTCTCCAGTCATCACAACAGGTGGAAGCAACTGATTGGGGTTGTACTCTGCAAGTAATTGAACCAGTCAAGAGCGAATTATCTCACGTCGGCATTCGTGCCCATCAGTTTATTTTTACCAACGACTCATCACAGGAAAATACCTTTCCCTGCTGGCTAGTACGAACAAGTGAAACGCCCCATCGAATGACGTTGTTTCTCAAACTAGATTCGGCTGGCAATAATTCTCAAGATTACCATCTGCAAGCTGAAGTCTTCAAAGAAAAATGGGCGACGATGAAAGACCAGCCTTTTCCTTGGTATGTGCGTTTAGATCCTCTGCGGTTGATTTTGATGGAGTGA
- a CDS encoding class I SAM-dependent methyltransferase, whose product MTRLANVKSNLNDFELRDGIYFPSDYEQLTNTQHKKTWDAIGKTYYGSQKIEKVAATSPIKQDYTLLTGTPGGTWNKFPLNKSVGSILEIGSGYGRAPLHLSKAKNLKCEKYYGIDISEPLLRRLIKVKQEYNFFPEAEFNLICTSAETLPLEDNSIDLVISNCVFMHIPDAQLRNLLADICRVLKPGGIFVFNHSFHNKSCPSHIIHNFIRRLNPFVRNPVYLKQYSAAEIEEMLATAGMKAKCPEYIVEPTAEYAILPETIKGIPVPFANAINRSLKPSDALKETLAYGFSAYSTQLD is encoded by the coding sequence ATGACTCGATTAGCAAATGTAAAATCTAATTTGAATGACTTTGAATTACGAGATGGAATTTATTTTCCTAGCGACTATGAACAATTAACTAATACTCAACATAAAAAAACATGGGACGCAATTGGTAAAACATATTATGGTTCCCAAAAAATTGAAAAAGTTGCAGCGACATCGCCCATTAAACAAGATTACACTTTGCTAACTGGCACGCCTGGAGGTACTTGGAACAAATTTCCGTTGAATAAATCTGTCGGTTCTATTCTGGAAATTGGTTCTGGTTATGGTCGCGCACCTTTACATCTCTCGAAAGCGAAAAATCTGAAATGTGAGAAATATTACGGCATTGATATTTCGGAACCTTTATTACGACGGTTAATCAAAGTTAAACAAGAATATAATTTTTTTCCCGAAGCTGAATTTAACTTGATTTGTACTTCTGCTGAGACATTGCCTTTAGAAGATAATTCTATAGATTTGGTAATTTCTAACTGCGTCTTTATGCATATCCCAGATGCACAATTAAGAAATTTATTGGCTGATATATGTCGTGTACTAAAACCTGGTGGAATTTTTGTTTTTAATCATTCCTTTCATAATAAGTCCTGCCCTTCTCATATTATCCATAATTTTATCAGAAGGCTGAACCCATTTGTGAGAAATCCAGTTTATCTAAAGCAATATTCAGCTGCTGAAATAGAAGAAATGTTAGCTACTGCTGGGATGAAAGCGAAGTGTCCAGAATATATTGTCGAACCAACAGCAGAATATGCAATTTTGCCGGAAACCATTAAAGGAATTCCGGTGCCGTTTGCTAATGCTATCAACAGAAGTCTTAAACCATCAGATGCTTTAAAAGAAACTTTGGCTTATGGTTTTAGTGCCTACAGCACTCAACTGGACTAA
- a CDS encoding hydroxysqualene dehydroxylase, whose product MVGGLQQKRVVVVGAGWAGLGATYHLAKQGYDVTLLEAGPYPGGLVAGWQTAAGKSVEAGIHGFWYPYKNIFSLINELEINPFTTWTRSSQYSPAGLEVESPIFQDLPRLPSPLGTFLYTQFKRLPLIDRLSALPLLYSVVDFDNSDAAWRRYDFVTARELFKDFNVSARLYREAFEPMLLVGLFAPGEQCSAAATLGMLYFFILAHQPDFDVVWCRGTVGEKIFRPWVERIEKAGVRVLPKRRVTDLIVDSNHRAKAVVCGDEVIEADAVIFAVGITGMKKIVSTSPSLQSREEFRNLSNLGAIDVLATRLWFDRKIDIPRPSNACFGFDTTTGWTFFDLNALHDEYRDEPGTVIEADFYHANQFLSLSDEEILAIVQSYLATCIPAFGQAKIIDSSVIRLPQAVTHFAPGSYRYMLPAKISFENVFMSGDWIVNRHGSWSQEKAYVTGLEAANLVVSYLGAGQPAEILAVEEDEAHIQVARSLNQTLRKFSKSILPNFWLP is encoded by the coding sequence ATGGTAGGAGGGTTACAACAAAAACGGGTGGTAGTTGTCGGTGCTGGTTGGGCTGGTTTAGGAGCAACCTACCATTTGGCAAAACAAGGTTATGATGTGACACTTCTCGAAGCAGGCCCCTATCCGGGTGGATTAGTGGCAGGTTGGCAAACAGCCGCCGGAAAATCTGTTGAAGCTGGCATTCATGGGTTCTGGTATCCTTACAAAAATATTTTTTCTTTAATCAATGAATTAGAAATTAATCCTTTTACTACTTGGACTCGTTCTTCGCAATATTCGCCAGCAGGTTTGGAAGTTGAATCACCAATTTTTCAAGATTTACCGCGACTCCCTTCGCCACTGGGAACTTTTCTCTACACTCAGTTTAAACGGCTGCCACTAATTGACCGTCTCAGCGCCCTGCCTTTACTTTATTCTGTTGTTGATTTTGATAATTCCGATGCAGCTTGGCGGCGCTATGATTTTGTAACTGCCCGTGAATTGTTCAAAGACTTTAACGTTTCTGCACGGCTTTACCGCGAGGCTTTTGAACCGATGTTATTAGTGGGCTTATTTGCCCCTGGGGAACAATGTTCAGCCGCCGCAACTTTAGGGATGCTTTACTTTTTTATTCTGGCTCATCAACCTGATTTTGATGTGGTTTGGTGTCGGGGAACTGTTGGAGAAAAAATATTTCGTCCTTGGGTGGAACGTATCGAAAAAGCTGGTGTGCGAGTGTTGCCCAAGCGCCGGGTTACAGATTTAATTGTTGATAGTAATCATCGAGCCAAGGCTGTGGTTTGCGGTGATGAAGTAATTGAAGCAGATGCCGTGATTTTTGCAGTTGGAATCACGGGGATGAAGAAAATTGTCTCAACTAGCCCTAGTTTACAAAGCCGTGAAGAATTCCGTAATTTGAGCAATTTAGGAGCAATTGATGTTTTAGCAACGCGACTATGGTTTGACCGTAAAATTGATATTCCTCGTCCTTCTAATGCTTGTTTTGGATTCGACACAACTACAGGTTGGACGTTTTTTGATTTAAATGCTCTACATGATGAATATCGAGATGAGCCGGGAACAGTGATTGAAGCTGATTTCTATCACGCAAATCAGTTTCTCAGTTTGAGTGATGAGGAGATTTTAGCAATAGTTCAGAGTTATTTAGCAACTTGTATACCAGCATTTGGGCAGGCAAAGATAATTGATAGTAGTGTAATTCGTCTACCTCAAGCGGTAACTCACTTTGCACCTGGTAGCTATCGTTATATGTTGCCCGCTAAGATAAGTTTTGAGAATGTGTTTATGAGTGGGGATTGGATTGTGAACCGTCATGGTTCCTGGTCACAGGAAAAAGCTTATGTTACTGGTTTAGAGGCGGCGAATTTGGTGGTGTCTTATTTGGGAGCAGGCCAGCCAGCTGAGATTTTAGCTGTAGAGGAGGATGAAGCGCATATCCAAGTGGCGCGATCGCTCAACCAAACTTTGCGTAAATTCAGTAAATCTATCCTGCCTAACTTCTGGTTGCCATAA
- a CDS encoding DUF6464 family protein: MEPDSLQTEVILTHPRESLGRVQLDWTPQPGNYLDFQGKTYAVLERRHRYKLQAGRYRLHNIAIYVQSAKRPSEKSLVAGRWVIGDATCCYNAHSELIRCAVNPDGPCESCRFYEKS, encoded by the coding sequence ATGGAGCCAGACTCTTTACAAACTGAGGTGATTCTGACGCACCCGCGTGAGTCCCTTGGTAGAGTGCAACTTGATTGGACACCCCAACCCGGAAACTATCTCGATTTTCAAGGCAAAACCTACGCGGTTTTAGAACGCCGCCATAGATACAAACTTCAAGCTGGGCGCTACCGTTTGCATAATATTGCCATTTATGTCCAGTCTGCTAAACGACCATCTGAGAAAAGTTTGGTAGCAGGACGTTGGGTAATCGGTGATGCCACCTGCTGCTACAATGCTCATTCAGAACTTATTCGCTGTGCAGTCAACCCAGATGGCCCTTGCGAATCTTGCCGCTTTTATGAAAAGTCTTAG